TTGTCTCCACAAATGCAGAATTTGGATGCTGCTCCAGAGTTCAGCTATTCATTGACCTTGGCTTTGAACACAGTGATAGCTTAAACAAATGGGCTTGTCCGAGGGGTGGGATATAGCTGCTATCAACTTTAGGTACAGAAACTAGCACAGTCTTCTTGCAAAGTAGAAGACAGCTTGGACATCATTTGTTACTTTGATGGCAGCGTGGTTCCCTACTTCCAGTTGAATCATCTTACTCAGAGTAGACGAAGATTAGATAACCTGATACAAGTCTGCAGTACAGTTAGGTGTAGATGGGTGAAGTGACTTGCCAGAGGTCATTCAAGAAGTctgaggcagagctggctggttACACAACCCTTGATGCCCgttgctttttctgctgtatGAAAAGGAGCTTGGTAGTTTGCTGTattaggttttttccttctctcttacAACCCTGGTTTTCAGTCCGTCAGagcaaattttttaaaagagcattaTTCACAAAATTTCTCTAAAATTCAGCTACGGTTCTGTTAAATGTATATCTCTAGAACAGTATTATGAAaggtaacttttttttgcatttagagCAAAAGCGATGTTAcatattatttgaaaaagtaTCTCAAGAAACCTACTTTTATTGCCTtcattttcttacctttttttttttttatgacataCTTACAGAATTGTAGGTGACGATGATGGAGGAAAGCTCTTTACCCCTGAGGAATATGAGGAGTACAAAAGAAAAGTGTTACCAATTCGGATACAGAACAGGTTGTATGTGAGCTGGAGATCACCAACTGGCATGGACTGTAAGCTTGTGGGACCAGAGACGCTGTGCTTTTGTACTCACCGGTAggaatcttttcatttttttgaacggttgtatttttttaaatcaggaaaatgtaaaatatttccagataCATTACAGTACTGTATAGGTAAGTTAATTTAAGGTCTAAGGGTTGAGAAAATTAGGTTTTAAATCATAAGAACTGTCCTTAAGTCTGAatcttaatacatttttttgagACTGGAATGATTTTGTAGTCTTCAATAAATTCAACTTTAAGGTATGAGTTATTGTAGATCAGATTGATTCTACTGTCAAGATGAAACATAAGGATTTGTAATAGTCGTGTAATGAATGGATGTAAAAGCACCTGATAGTATGcatttaattgaaaattaaCAACTAGCAGTAATTAATATAGTTAAAGATACTTCGAAACAGAACTTGTAAGATAAATTATAAGACTTTCAGCTATATATACTTTCAGGTATATACTAACAAAGTTATAGAAGTTattatttttgcctgttttaGGTATAAACAACACAAAACGGACTATGAAGTGATTCCAAAAGACCGTCCTATTTGTGTGCCTTGTAGAGTGAGCCGTTGTCCGTGCCAGTCCTATCACTATGTCCCTCTAAACGGCACACAGCCCATCCGTTGTAGATGCAAACACTTTGCTGATCAGCACAGTGCAGCACCTGGATTTGCATGTAACTCTTGTAAGTTACTGATGGACTTGTAGCATTATTTGCTAGGAAACTTAACAGGAACAGCATGTTAGGGATCTGTATTCTGCCCAGAGTATTAGGTATGTGCTGCGCTTGGCACTGATGTGTATTTTGGTCCTTGCAGAAGGATGGGAAATGGGAAGGAAGACAGTGCCTTTTGCACAGCAGGGTTTAGAACAACATCCTTAGCTTACCCAAGTTCTGTGAAAGAGTGTAAGTTTCTGAACGATTTGGTTAGGTACATATGGAGACAGCCACCTGAAGTTAGGCACTATGAAAGCATCCCATTTGCAGTTTGTCATTTCCACTGCTGCGTGCACGTGACTTTTCTACTTGAACTTGTTAgtttgagagagagaagtgTTGATCTTCGTTCCTCTATTGCCTGGTTGAATATAAtggtaatgtatttttttatcttttctcaaCTCAATAGGAAGTAGCACTGTTCCCAAATAGTACTATTGTTAGCACTCTAACAAAGCAGTTCCTGAGCATACAGATTGAGGGTCCAGAAATGCAAATGGGAATGGAGTTTCAAGCAAGAGGAAGCTTTCTGCTTGAAATGAAACACCAGTAATTATTAACCATAGAAACTAAATAATGCATAAAGATGTTTTAGCTTGAAACCTCAAATTATGaaagctgaagatttttttgttctgtagtgTTAATAAATGTCTTTCATGAAGTCTGTCTAATTTGTACAGGGAAGATCATAAACAGATTTTGCTGGATGAGAATCATATCCCAcagaataaaacataaaatgggACAGTCCTTCAAGAATTTGCCCTAAGTAATGTGAAAGTCTTAAATGTGCAACTGGATGATTCAGACTGAATCTTTAGAACACagtgtttttaataataatttacattaTGCACTTTTTCTAGTGTTTCTCAAAAATACCTGACACTTCTGAGCGCTTCAAAGATTACACAGAGAAGTGCCCAGACTTGCTTCTATTTTGGACTTGTGTTTTAATGTACTGGTGTTAGTCTAGCCCAGTGCTGTATAAATCTAATGTCATAGATAAATTAGAGATGTACTGTCTTTATAgttgaaaaaatattgctgttgcactttatatattgtatatacTTTATTCTGTATCCAAGCACAGAGTAAGAGCTCTATTACTGAGGAGTGCCCAAAATGATACGAAAAAGCCTTTAACATTTCCAAGAATGTGATCCTTGAGCGTATTAtacaagacttttaaaaaatctttcttggTGCTCTGCAAAATGAGCTGTAACTGGGAGCTGGAAGCAGGGTAACTTGGATAATGAAATGTTTGCAAAAGCAGTTCCTCAATTTCTTGTTCACATCGTTGCTCCAGCAGGACTTTGATGACAGTCCTAGCTGTAGCTAGGGCAGATATATCACTTCACTCTCTGTTTCTGAATGTCAGATGTCATTTGTATAACCATTTCAGTTACATCCTGTGGCTAtgtaagcttaaaaaaaccctgaaagtcTAACAATACTCTTACATAGAACCTATTTTGCTGTTGCCACAGCCTCTGTTTACTACCCAGACAATTTTGctaatttaaaaagacatttaaattgTGATTTGTATCATAAATTGTGATTTGAAGTTTTCTGGCCATGCAACGTTGACATGTGCTGTACACCTTTGGAGATAATACTGCCAAAATGCTGGCAGGTTGCCTTCTCTACCCAGTGAcagaattttttctctttttatattttttgtcaGGGGAGGGATAGAGAAGGGTGTTACTAATGGCAGTGGTCACAAATTGCAACATAGGAAATCCAgttagatattaggaaagaaatgTGTGCTCCAAGGGAAGACCAACATTGGtccaggctgctcagagaggtagaatctccatctttggaggTAATCAAAACTTGACTGAATGAGACCCTGAGACTGGACAACTCCTATGATCTAATCCCCACGTTTATCCTTCCTCCTGTTTTACACAGCATTTTCATATCATGATGAAAAGAGGCTGTAAAAGGTTTCAGTAAAGATAGCTGGTTGCTTTGCCCCAAATCACATACGTGCTTCCAAATAGAAAGCGTAGCTGGATGCTTTTGCAGTGAAGGAACTCTAGTTTTTGACAAGATCAGTTTAGGGAAACACCGTTTTGTCTGCAATGAAGTATAAATTCCATTACCATCTCACTCATTACACTTATTTGTTAATTAGGTTCAAAGTGTTCAGGCTTTCATAGTTGCTTTACCTGTGCTTGTGGTCAACCAACATATGCTCATGAAACAGTTGTGGAAACTAAACAAGAGCGCTTAGCCCAAGGAAAGCCCGTGGGGCAGGATGTTCCTTACGCTGCTATGGGAGGACTGACTGGTTTTAGTTCGCTAGCAGAAGGCTACATGAGACTTGATGACAGCGGAATAGGTAAGTGCCGCTGACCCGAGATGAAATTTTAATTCTCCAACTGAGTAGTTTTGAAAAGTAGTAATTGAACAGACTTTCAAGGTTCGGAGGCAAACTGGATCAACAGGAGTAGGActtaagacagatttttttttcccagcagtccTTAAGTGTGAAGAGACCACTATGACCATCTTGTCCAACTTCCTATATTCAATTGATAAAAAAACTCTTTATCAATGATTCTGGTGTTCAGCCCAGTAGCTTCTGGTTGAAATGGAGCATATCTTTTAGAAAGAACTCtgtaacttctgtttttctcttaataCTTCCATGTTATATTTATGTTAATCCTTTAGCCTAACGCTGCCCAGGTATTTCTTGGTTATAcagttacagcatttttttttccaaactcaAAGGTTAATAGCTGttcagcataaaaaaaagaGGTCATTTGTAGAACTTTATTTTTGACAGGCATGTTAGTTGGCCTTGATacctctgctgctctgtgatTTTGTGTCGTTTAGTAATGGACATATTTTGTcctgaaatactattttatttattattgccATGTACtcatcatttctttttaaaattctggtcTGGTTTCCTGGATTTGTCTAAAGTTTAGAAACTAGCATAACCATagtaattaaagaaacaaagcttttcatttcttttgaagcgttttttgcttttgtaaactCGGGTTTATGGGGTCTGCAGAGTGTTGTAGATATTAATCTGTAGCCTTGTTTTGACCCCATCATGTATATTCTTAATATACCTCATGaagttaatttttgttttcattcaacTTGTTTTCTAACAGGGGCTCCTTCTGCTGAACTTTTAGAATGCCCTGTTACCAGCATGGATCATCCATTTCTAAAAGCATTTCAGGGACCTTCTACTTCTGTTCAAACCGTCTTACAGATAGCAGGTGCTATATTAGTAGGATAATATTGTTTTACAAAAAGTGTTCAATataacattaatttattttattatgagTTGAAGGATGCTTAGGGCTAAAATCAAAGTTAAAAATTGAAATGAGTATTGAAGCCTTGTTAAGTGAAAAGTTATTACAACATTCATGTACCTGAGGTGCTTAGAATAACTGTTTTGTTACTGCTTGTTATTTTTGGTCATTATGTGCTTTTTAACTTTAATGATCTTTTCCTGGCATTTGGTATCTTCCCCATTAATGGTGTCACTTGggtcagtttttaaaatttttaatttttaattcctaCTAGAAGCTTATCATAGCTGAATGGATCATACATATTCAGCGCAATCCTGTGAAACTGCCTTCTGCCAGAAAGTCTTTTCTGCATGGAATTATGGATTGGTGATGCTTATTTTATGTCCCTTATTTAGTATAAGAATTCAGCAATTAATATAACTGTTGAACTCCTCCAGGACTATTTATAATAGCTGCTAGCCTAGACTAAAGAGGTTATTCTTTGGTCCCAATTGCTGGGGTTTGTTACTTGCCTATAAAGATGAGTTCTCAGTTTAAATGTGTTTCGCCAAATGTAAAACAATTAATGGAATAGCAAGTATCATGAATGAAAAaagtttgtggggttttttttttcccttcaggtgGTTCTAGTGCCACAAGGCAAGTTTCTCATGGAAGGCATTCAGAAGATGATGACATGGCTTACTTTGAAAAACGTTATCAAGAACGGGCAAGTTACTAAATTTATTGCttaattcaaatatattttcacaaGAGGATTTctaaaaaagataaatgtaCGTTTTGAGTGGCATATAAATGCACTATATCATTTGTTCTCTTCCTGAGAAAACActactttcttaaaataaagttttaaatacagttaTGAGCTACTGCAGGATTTCAGAGGTCAGTCATGTCTGGGATGGTATTTACCTTAACTGGGCAGATTTTTATTGAGGTAACTCTccattacagaaaaacaaaatatttcactatgtgacaaaaataaacaacaaagaCAACTCACAGAAAGTCAACCGTGACATTTAGGAATGTGTTTTTGCTACCTCATTTATAAAActttatgattttcttttctttatggaTGTCTGTGTAGTTGGGCTACATCTGGTGCATCTCTTTTAGATGAGCTGAATCACCCCCTTAGAGGTGCCTCCTCCACCCCACTGACTGTATTGCAAATTTAAATGCCCTGTGGTGTAGGTTACTTAGATGCTTAAACACTTATTCTTTCCCCACGTTAGCTCCTTAGCTCCACCATCTCTGCTGGAAGTATGTCTTGACTGTTTATGAATTCTTTTGTAAGGCAATGTTGcataattaacttttaaaattttaactgcTGTTATGCTTGCTTCTTGCAACAAGGTGGTTGTTAATGAGAAAGCTGTTCTAGCTTTGTGAAATTTTAACTAATTTATCTTCGAAATCATCACAAAATATGGTAAGATGTTACAAATATAGTATCAGTTTATAGGAGAAAACATGTTACTATCAAATCCAATTgctatgtttctttttccccctaagatttttttttctttgcaaaaggtAGTAGGAATTTCAGATACAAACCTCAAGCCTCCaaatatggaaaaatgttttaaaatgagttCCTGTGTAGACCAACAACAGGATTGCTTAGCAGTGAGTTCATTTGTAGACATCCAAATCAGGACTGGGgccttgctttctttcttttgacactattttttgggggaaaaaaagcacgttaaaaacattattttatttttccttgcgTTTTTGATAGCAACATGATATCTTACATTCAATGAGATGTGAAAGTCCATGCATCCCTTTTATATAATTGCTCTAAATAGGATTTCATTCACTAATGTAACAATACTTCAGAATGGCTGTTGCTTCTAAAAACAACAGATGTATTTGTTTGGATTATAGTCTTACTACAAAATGGCAGAGTTAAATGTATGTGTGTTGGTAAATCATACCATGCTATAAGAGCCTACTGTGTAGAAAAATCTTACGAGAGGAAGACATGACCTTGTGGGTCAGCAAGGAGACACTGAGATGGAGGTTTAGCATCTACCTCAGCAACAAACTTCCTATGTGGTTTTGTGCATGCTGGTTAGTCTGTGTCTGTTACATGTCTGTAATAAAACTTCTTTACCATTCATTGACATAAAGATAAAACCATGAACATTTGTGAGGCACTTTGGCCTTGAGGGATACATAAATACCTAGATTGCCATTATCAGAGATAAAGGCAGCCCTGGTTTGAATAggggagcagctgcagagctatGGAAGTGCTCCTTTGTCCTATGATGCAAAAGTAAGCAATGCTGGGTTGGGCTTACAATGATCTGCAGCTCTCTCCATTGCTTATATCACTGTGGTAAATTTATGACTAGATGTAGAGATTTAATATTGCATTACTAGCCGACTTGCAAATTAATGCTTGAACCACTGTTGGTGTCTGTCTTTGTTACAGCTGAAAAAGGAGAAGGCTGCtaaacagaaggagaaaagtcCAGTGCCATCAAAGAAGCCATGAGATTAATAAAGACATACTTATTGTATGGCACAGTGTTAATTGTTGTACTGAAGAGTGTTTTTTGCTGTGCCTACCTGCATACctgtatttcttaatttctttattcTGCTGTTTTGGTCTattgctgaaattaatttttaattatcttgTTGTCATAAAATTGGTACTTCAATTAATGCATTTCTAATCTCCAGAATTGTTACATAGATCTTCCTTTGAGAATGGAAAATCGTATTTAGAGATTTACAGAACTGTTATTTAAGATCTGAGAGAATAAGCACGTATTTAAGTATTACATTGTAGTAGGGCAGAGAAAATATATGTCCTATTCTTAGACTTCTATGACACACTTTCTTTGTTTGTAGAGTCCTTAGAACTCATCTTGTTCATGCATTTTTACTTGGTGGGATTTGTTCTGTTAATATTgtcattttaatcttttctttaaatcttttttttctttctgttggttTCATCACCTTTACATAAAATTCAAACATACCCTTCTTCTCTCACACTTCTCTAGGCTGTTCTTGCCAAcgtataaatattttttacatgtgAAGTTCTGTGCACATGTAAATCCATTTCCACACATACTTACTAGCTACTTGAAGGCATTCTGCTTGTATACTTTATCCTGGATTTCTCAAGCGGTACCATTCTCCCAGTTCTCTTTGTCTGATACTGTCCATAACAAAGATTCTATTACACTAGACTTCTGAACACATTAAGTGGAAATGGATATGCTATTTATTGCATGTAAACAAATAATTATATAGTGTTTGATATAAACTTACTTATCCAACACATAACTCTTTCATCATGTCTAATCCAACAGAGACTGAGTCCCTCAAGAAGGGCGATGTGCTTTTGTATTCTTTGTCCATATTCACAGCTGTGGCAGCATATGTTGTGCTAGAGGTAGGGGagaggaaaatttaaaatttcgTAACTTGGTGTGGTGGTTTAAATCTGCGAGGCAGAACAGCAAGAGCTTGGTACAGAATAACTGGCAGAGGCTGCAGTTTCAGAGGCAAAAGCAGAGCCTGAGCTAACTTTGTTAGTCTCCTTTGAAAACAGAGGTGTAAGTCAGTTTGTCCATAAAAATACTTGAATATGTCTCTTGGACTGAAGGCTTTTCAGGTGGTATGTGTGTACTGTGACTATAGCAAGCGTTGGGAGAAGCTTTCAAAGCTCTGATTCTCATCAGAGAGAATGCCTCTGTGTGCCTGATGCCTTTATGTGCCTGATTGGCGGAGGGAAAGAGGTGACGTTGAATGCATTTGGTACAGGGCAAATTGCTTTTTTGTTCAGATTAtcagctgcaggagggaaggagagttCTTGGAGGTGCATGCAGGTCATACAGTGACTGATGGAGGTGGCTGGAATCCAAGCGAGAACGAATTGGAAGGCTCAATTGCCCAAATTCAAAGATTATAAAAGGCCATTTACCTTAACTCCGAGCTAGACTGCCATTACTACAGATGCCACTCAAAGAGGTTAATCTGTTACTTTAATTGAAATGCATAATATATCAAAGTGTCTAATGGATGTTTTAAAAGTACCTTTAGCTTTAAATTCTACACTGTAACATACTGCTTtaacttaataaataaaaatattcatttgaGCACCCTCTTCTGGTCCTAATAAGCAATCATTTCTAGATACTCAGTCTTGTAAGTAAATGGGGGTTTCACAATAGAAttacaagaaacaaacaaatgtaaataacattggtaaaaaaatggtaaataaaaatatattaaaaaaattcagtcttcaGAGAGAT
This sequence is a window from Pelecanus crispus isolate bPelCri1 chromosome 2, bPelCri1.pri, whole genome shotgun sequence. Protein-coding genes within it:
- the FAM221A gene encoding protein FAM221A, which gives rise to MERLQVDAAAPEEYAEYRRIVGDDDGGKLFTPEEYEEYKRKVLPIRIQNRLYVSWRSPTGMDCKLVGPETLCFCTHRYKQHKTDYEVIPKDRPICVPCRVSRCPCQSYHYVPLNGTQPIRCRCKHFADQHSAAPGFACNSCSKCSGFHSCFTCACGQPTYAHETVVETKQERLAQGKPVGQDVPYAAMGGLTGFSSLAEGYMRLDDSGIGAPSAELLECPVTSMDHPFLKAFQGPSTSVQTVLQIAGGSSATRQVSHGRHSEDDDMAYFEKRYQERLKKEKAAKQKEKSPVPSKKP